A region of the Euwallacea similis isolate ESF13 chromosome 10, ESF131.1, whole genome shotgun sequence genome:
TTATTCCCCTGTTTCTCTTGTCAAGGAAGTCTATGACGTCGTCATAATAGTTGCGTCGATAATCAGTGAGGTACTTGTAGGGCAGGAATTTTGgcctaaaaaaacataacagcTGAAGACTGGCAGGGGCAGGAACTGAATTTCAATATTGACTTTGTGGTTTTCGATATTATAATGATATTCCCCGTTTTAATTGACGCGCCccaatatttgcttttttttgcGGGTTTGAAGCGGTAATTGTGCGCGTGTGGTTTTATTAATAGGTAATTGGATTGCCTTTGTTTTATCGCCGCCAGATGGGGCCAGGAAGCCACTACATTTTACCGCATTATTCGAGTGATTTGCTAATAATTGCACAACTGGCGCTTAACGATGAAAATGAGCAGGATTTCGGCATTAACACATCGAGAGAGAAAAACACGAAACATATACGTACCTTGTCCAAAATCTTCTTCGTTCAGGATTGCAACTACATACATGCGGAACGGACGAACTTTTCAAATGCAGTATACAAGGCGAcgcaaaaaagcaaaatggcAACCTTGTATTTGGCATTTAAATAGTACACAGTTGAATGTAGGACAATACACAAATGGAGCGCCCATTGCGTGATTGTTAAACCAAGACATCAAATATCCGACAACATGGCTTGAGGTGCCCCAAActggtaaaaaaaatcgtcTAAAAAAAGGGAATCACATTAGTGCCTCTGATTTTTTAGATTTGACAACGTcgctaatattaaaattacaaaagtgcCTATAAAAAGGCTGTCTGCACGTCTGACAATCCTGCTTcgtgttcaaaaaatttgattgggataaatcgaaaaatataTGGCAACGTCgcgaaatttttcaagaaattcaaataaaaaaaacaaattaattacttaGAAATCGAAGATGTTGAAAAATTGTCAGAAACGTGACAAATACGAGACTTGATTACGCCGCAAAATAGGgtattttggattaaaattatttttgatataaccGTTTTTCGATAatcaaaaagtaaatttttttaacggaTCGCCCagcatattttttcatatttgaaaactGCAAATCACGAGTTTCACCTCAGGTACACCCATGTCACTGCCTATCtctaactttttttaagtttcagaGCTTGAAACAAacgaatttatcaaaaactgAAAGTTCCACTTTCACCACCTTGAGCCGGCCAAAGAAAccgtttttcaaaatgaaccACTTTATGAAAATTGCCCTTGCGACGTTGCCACATGTACTGTGAACCAAAAAAGTACGAGGCCTGGGTCAGGACAGCCTCAGTACCACCATCAAAAAACATGCCTCGTGCGCGTATTTTTAGACCTGATTGAGGCGTGCAATCCGGGTCTAACTGAACAAGATTGATGTCGCTGCCTGAAGCCAATAACTCGTTTGAATGGGCGAGGCAAGGTGATCTGCTAAACCAGGAAAAAGTCTCACAATGACGAAACACAAACCGTCTTACCTAATCCAGTGTTTGAACAGCAACAACTTGTCCGGGTCCAGATATTCATCGGCAGCTTCTACGGGTTCCACCCCTTTCGATGCCGGATCTTCCGCGGGGGCGGCGCCCTCGGGAGCGGCCTCGGCAGCGGGGGCGGCATCGGCGGCAGCGGGTGCAGCCGCAACGGGTTCCGGCTCGGGTTCGTCAGCTGCGGAGAGCCAGTCTGCACCATCGTCGTCCATTTTGTCTGacgaaaagtaaaaatgtgaaaattccGCCGGCGTAAAACGTCGTCAAGTTCCAACGTTACGGGACCCCTATAAGTCGCAGATACTTTCGCCGATTGGAACCTCAGAAATACTCACCCTCAAGAGGAGATatctgatttttcaaattcggAGCTGCCCACGACTGAGCCTCCGCTGAAATGTTTAAACTTTATAAAGCCACCACGGTGACGTCGCAATTGGCAAAGCCTTTATTTGGCCCATAGACAAGATCCTGACCAACACAACCATGTAGCTCTCAcatgaaaaatctctttcGTTGTAACAATCAGTTTGAACTTTTGGGCTATCGCCCGTACATTACGCAATACACGGCCGGAAAATAGCAAATGTCACGAATTCTATTGCTCTAAAATTACCACTCGACTCACCTTGGTAATAATTACACACCACTTAGTCCACCGGCGAACAATTGAATGTCCGGCAGCGAAATTTATTTGGGGAACAATCCAACTTGGCCCCTCCACCCTGAGGTTCATGTCTCTCCTAGTCCTaacctctctctctctctctctctcgctcTTTACGTCGCTCCTGGGGGAGCTAGGA
Encoded here:
- the fln gene encoding flightin isoform X2, which gives rise to MDDDGADWLSAADEPEPEPVAAAPAAADAAPAAEAAPEGAAPAEDPASKGVEPVEAADEYLDPDKLLLFKHWIRPKFLPYKYLTDYRRNYYDDVIDFLDKRNRGITRDIPVAQTWAERVLRSCTKDTLQAFRLKLQDKRLVEETKFSGKFQLHHGKNYICKRYYSILY